Proteins encoded together in one Bradyrhizobium sp. PSBB068 window:
- a CDS encoding YeaH/YhbH family protein, whose protein sequence is MHIVDRRLNPGSKSLENRQRFLRRAKALVQGAVKKSSQDRDIKDVLEGGEVTIPLDGMDEPRFRREGGTRDMVLPGNKKFVEGDWLQRPNQSGAKGSGAGEGDSEDAFRFVLSREEFVDLFLDDLELPDLAKRKLAETESEGIQRAGYATSGSPANISISRTVSRALARRVALRRPRKDEIEALEAELAACEDDTRRRELLALLEALKAKAKRIPFIDPIDIRYRRFETVPKPVAQAVMFCLMDVSGSMSEHMKDLAKRFYMLLYVFLKRRYKHVEIVFVRHTDRAEEVDEDTFFHGPASGGTLVSSALVAMNDIVRTRFRPADWNIYAAQASDGDNMTSDSGLTGHLLTDKILPVCQFFAYLEVGEAANYTFDMPDSSLWTLYERLRNDGAPLSMRKVSERGEIFPVFQDLFKRRTTSQERV, encoded by the coding sequence ATGCACATCGTCGATCGGCGGTTGAATCCGGGTAGCAAGAGCCTGGAGAACCGTCAGCGGTTCCTGCGGCGCGCCAAGGCGCTGGTGCAGGGAGCCGTCAAGAAGTCGTCACAGGACCGGGACATCAAGGATGTCCTGGAGGGCGGCGAGGTGACCATCCCGCTGGACGGCATGGACGAGCCGCGGTTCCGGCGCGAGGGCGGCACGCGTGACATGGTGCTGCCCGGCAACAAGAAGTTCGTCGAGGGCGACTGGCTGCAGCGCCCGAACCAGAGCGGCGCCAAGGGCTCCGGCGCCGGCGAGGGCGACAGCGAAGACGCCTTCCGCTTCGTGCTGAGCCGCGAGGAGTTCGTCGACCTCTTCCTCGACGATCTCGAGCTGCCCGATCTCGCCAAGCGCAAGCTCGCGGAAACCGAGAGCGAGGGCATCCAGCGCGCCGGCTATGCGACCTCGGGCTCGCCCGCCAACATCTCGATCAGTCGCACGGTGAGCCGGGCGCTGGCGCGCCGCGTGGCGCTGCGCCGGCCGCGCAAGGACGAGATCGAGGCGCTCGAGGCCGAGCTTGCCGCGTGCGAAGACGATACGCGCCGCCGCGAGCTGCTTGCGCTGCTCGAAGCGCTGAAGGCCAAGGCCAAGCGGATCCCGTTCATCGATCCGATCGACATTCGCTACCGGCGCTTCGAGACGGTGCCGAAGCCGGTGGCGCAGGCCGTGATGTTCTGCCTGATGGACGTCTCGGGCTCGATGTCCGAGCACATGAAGGATCTCGCGAAGCGGTTCTACATGCTGCTCTACGTCTTCCTGAAGCGGCGCTACAAGCACGTCGAGATCGTGTTCGTCCGGCACACCGACCGCGCCGAGGAGGTGGACGAGGATACGTTCTTCCATGGACCGGCGTCCGGCGGCACGCTGGTGTCGAGCGCGCTGGTTGCGATGAACGACATCGTGCGCACCCGCTTCCGCCCCGCCGACTGGAACATCTACGCGGCCCAGGCTTCGGACGGCGACAACATGACCTCCGACAGCGGGCTGACCGGGCATCTCTTGACCGACAAGATCCTGCCGGTGTGCCAGTTCTTCGCCTATCTCGAGGTCGGCGAGGCCGCCAACTACACCTTCGACATGCCGGACTCCTCGCTCTGGACGCTCTATGAGCGTCTTCGCAACGACGGCGCGCCGTTGTCGATGCGCAAGGTGAGCGAACGCGGCGAGATCTTCCCGGTGTTCCAGGACCTGTTCAAGCGCCGTACCACCAGCCAGGAAAGGGTATAG
- a CDS encoding PrkA family serine protein kinase: MYNDSLFNAFARSFEARSQTDMSMAEYLESCRSDPMRYANAAERLLAAIGEPQMIDTAKDPRLGRIFLNRTIRSYPAFAGFYGMEDTIERLVGFFRHAAQGLEERKQILYLLGPVGGGKSSLAERIKALMEIHPIYVLKAGDELSPVFESPLGLFDPEQLGPMIEEKYGIPRRRLSGLMSPWAYKRLEAFGGDISQFRVARIQPSRLRQIAVAKTEPGDENNQDISSLVGKVDIRKLETYAQNDPDAYSYSGGLNRANQGVLEFVEMFKAPIKMLHPLLTATQEGNYIGTENIGAIPFTGIILAHSNEAEWQSFKTNKNNEAFIDRICVIKVPYCLRVTEEQKIYEKLIQGSELAAAPCAPATLETLARFSVMSRLRKHENSTLFGKMRVYDGESLKESDPKARSVQEYKDAAGVDEGMDGVSTRFAFKVLASTFNHDTTEVGADAVHLMYVLEMAIRREQLPDETEKRYLEFIKADLAPRYAEFIGNEIQKAYLESYADYGQNLFDRYVDYADAWIEDQDFKDPDTGQLMNRELLNQELTKIEKPAGIANPKDFRNEVVKFSLRSRAHNGGKNPSWTSYEKVRDVIEKRIFSQVEDLLPVISFGSKKDGETEKKHGEFVERMVERGYTERQVRRLVEWYMRVKQAG, from the coding sequence ATGTACAACGATTCTTTGTTCAACGCCTTCGCAAGGTCGTTTGAAGCGCGAAGCCAGACCGACATGTCGATGGCCGAGTATCTGGAGTCGTGTCGAAGTGATCCGATGCGATACGCCAATGCGGCCGAGCGGTTATTAGCGGCAATCGGTGAGCCCCAGATGATCGACACGGCCAAGGACCCACGCCTTGGCCGTATCTTTTTGAACCGTACGATCCGGTCGTATCCGGCCTTCGCCGGCTTCTACGGCATGGAGGACACGATCGAGCGCCTCGTCGGCTTCTTCCGCCACGCCGCGCAGGGCCTCGAAGAGCGCAAGCAGATCCTCTATCTGCTCGGACCGGTCGGCGGCGGCAAGTCCTCGCTCGCCGAGCGCATCAAGGCGCTGATGGAAATCCATCCGATCTACGTGCTGAAGGCGGGTGACGAATTGTCGCCGGTGTTCGAGAGCCCGCTCGGGCTGTTCGACCCCGAGCAGCTCGGTCCGATGATCGAGGAGAAGTACGGCATTCCGCGCCGCCGGCTGAGCGGGCTGATGTCACCCTGGGCCTACAAGCGGCTCGAGGCCTTCGGCGGCGACATCTCGCAGTTCCGCGTCGCGCGCATCCAGCCCTCGCGGCTGCGCCAGATCGCGGTCGCCAAGACCGAGCCCGGCGACGAGAACAACCAGGACATCTCCTCGCTGGTCGGCAAGGTCGACATCCGCAAGCTCGAGACCTACGCCCAGAACGATCCGGACGCCTACAGCTATTCCGGCGGCCTTAACCGCGCCAACCAGGGCGTGCTCGAGTTCGTCGAAATGTTCAAGGCGCCGATCAAGATGCTGCACCCGCTGCTGACCGCGACGCAGGAGGGCAACTACATCGGCACCGAAAACATCGGTGCGATCCCGTTCACCGGCATCATCCTCGCGCACTCCAACGAAGCCGAGTGGCAGAGCTTCAAGACCAACAAGAACAACGAGGCCTTCATCGACCGCATCTGCGTCATCAAGGTCCCGTACTGCCTGCGGGTCACCGAGGAGCAGAAGATCTACGAGAAGCTGATCCAGGGCTCCGAGCTCGCCGCAGCGCCCTGCGCGCCGGCGACGCTGGAAACGCTGGCCCGCTTCTCGGTGATGTCGCGGCTGCGCAAGCACGAGAACTCGACGCTGTTCGGCAAGATGCGGGTGTATGACGGCGAGAGCCTGAAGGAGTCCGATCCGAAGGCGCGCAGCGTGCAGGAGTACAAGGACGCCGCCGGCGTCGACGAGGGCATGGACGGCGTCTCCACCCGCTTCGCCTTCAAGGTGCTGGCCTCGACCTTCAACCACGACACCACGGAGGTCGGCGCCGACGCGGTGCACCTGATGTATGTGCTGGAGATGGCGATCCGCCGCGAGCAGCTGCCTGACGAGACCGAGAAGCGCTATCTCGAATTCATCAAGGCCGACCTTGCGCCGCGCTATGCCGAGTTCATCGGCAACGAGATCCAGAAGGCCTATCTGGAATCCTATGCCGACTACGGCCAGAACCTGTTCGACCGCTACGTCGACTACGCCGACGCCTGGATCGAGGATCAGGACTTCAAGGATCCCGACACCGGCCAGCTGATGAACCGCGAGCTTCTGAATCAGGAGCTGACCAAGATCGAGAAGCCGGCCGGCATCGCCAACCCGAAGGACTTCCGCAACGAGGTCGTCAAGTTCTCGCTGCGTTCGCGGGCGCACAATGGCGGCAAGAACCCGAGCTGGACCTCCTACGAAAAGGTTCGCGACGTGATCGAGAAGCGGATATTCTCGCAGGTCGAGGATCTGCTTCCGGTGATCTCGTTCGGCTCCAAGAAGGACGGCGAGACCGAGAAGAAGCACGGCGAGTTCGTCGAGCGGATGGTGGAGCGCGGTTATACCGAGCGCCAGGTCCGCCGGCTCGTCGAGTGGTACATGCGGGTGAAGCAGGCCGGCTAG
- a CDS encoding DsrE family protein: MHRRSILWGTLSAIGAAFAASRANATAEAPQQKLKVAYHLDDLDKVGFVIGNIQNHLDGVGGPGNVTIALVVHGQALKAFHSAAANPDLSKHVGQFTRDGIELAACGNTMKSQNIGLKDLLPGFVAAERGGVVRLAELQSQGYLYLRP, encoded by the coding sequence ATGCACCGACGCAGCATCCTGTGGGGCACGCTCTCGGCAATCGGCGCCGCTTTCGCCGCGTCACGCGCCAACGCCACGGCCGAAGCGCCGCAGCAGAAGCTGAAGGTGGCCTATCACCTCGACGACCTCGACAAGGTCGGTTTCGTGATCGGCAACATCCAGAACCATCTCGACGGCGTCGGCGGCCCCGGCAATGTCACGATCGCGCTGGTGGTGCACGGCCAGGCGCTGAAGGCGTTTCATTCGGCAGCGGCCAATCCCGACCTGTCAAAGCATGTCGGGCAGTTCACCAGGGACGGGATCGAGCTTGCCGCCTGCGGCAACACCATGAAATCGCAGAACATCGGCCTGAAGGACCTGCTGCCCGGCTTCGTCGCCGCCGAGCGCGGCGGCGTCGTTCGGCTCGCCGAGCTGCAATCCCAGGGTTACCTCTACCTGCGGCCCTGA